Genomic segment of Terriglobales bacterium:
GGGCGGCGGCTCGCTGGCGCGCTTCGACGCCGCCGGCGCGCTGCGCGTTGGACCGGAGTCGGCGGGCGCCGACCCTGGTCCCATCTGCTACGGCCGCGGCGAACTGCCCACCGTCACCGACGCCAACCTGCTGCTGGGGCACCTGCACCCGGAGCGCTTCCTGGGTGGAGAATTCAAGCTGGATCTGGAGCGCGCGCGTCGCACCGTCGCGCGCTGGCTGCGTCGCAACCGCTCCCGATTCTCGCCGGAAGAGTTCGCCGCCGGGGTGATCCGCGTCGTCAACGCCACCATGGAAAAGGCCATCCGCGTGGTTTCCGTCGAGCGCGGCTACGACCCGCGCGACTTCACCCTGGTGGCCTTCGGAGGCGCGGGCGGCATGCATGCCTGCGAGTTGGCGCGGGCGCTGGGCATCCCGCGCGTCATCGTGCCCGAGTACCCGGGAGCGCTCTCCGCCTTCGGCATCCTGGTGAGCGACGTGGTGAAGGACGACTCGCGCAGCGTGCTGTGGCGGGCCTCCGAGGGGATCGCGCGGCAGCGGCTGGAGGCGGAGTTTCTGAAGCTGGAACGCGCGGCTCGCCGCGACCTGAAGCGCGAGGGATGGCAGGGCAGTGTGGACTGCTGGCGCAGCCTGGACCTGCGCTACCACGGCCAGGGATACGAGCTGAATGTCCCCTTCACCGCGGCGTGGCTGGAAGCCTTCCACCGCGAGCACCAGCGCCGCTACGGCTACTGCCATCCCGGGCGCGAGGTCGAAGTGGTGACCCTGCGGCTGCGCGCGCGCATCGCCTCGCCGCGCCCGCCCGCGGGCCGCGCTCGGGCAGGGCAGCGCCGGGCCGCACCGGTGCTGCGCACGCCCATCCTTTTCGACAGCCGGCGCTACCCCACGCCCATCTGGGAGCGCGACCAGCTCACGCCCGAAA
This window contains:
- a CDS encoding hydantoinase/oxoprolinase family protein, which translates into the protein GGGSLARFDAAGALRVGPESAGADPGPICYGRGELPTVTDANLLLGHLHPERFLGGEFKLDLERARRTVARWLRRNRSRFSPEEFAAGVIRVVNATMEKAIRVVSVERGYDPRDFTLVAFGGAGGMHACELARALGIPRVIVPEYPGALSAFGILVSDVVKDDSRSVLWRASEGIARQRLEAEFLKLERAARRDLKREGWQGSVDCWRSLDLRYHGQGYELNVPFTAAWLEAFHREHQRRYGYCHPGREVEVVTLRLRARIASPRPPAGRARAGQRRAAPVLRTPILFDSRRYPTPIWERDQLTPEKTYRGPAVVTEYSATTVVPPGMRFRLDRAGNLVIETA